A genomic segment from Lutzomyia longipalpis isolate SR_M1_2022 chromosome 3, ASM2433408v1 encodes:
- the LOC129793161 gene encoding serine/arginine repetitive matrix protein 2 isoform X2 — translation MYNGIGLTTPRGSGTNGHVQRNWAFVRPGKKESSSVTYKTDEDLAKLDAQSNKGPNQEILDHERKRKIEVKCAELEEILEKQGFPLNEIMDKVDAYRLKLLNQGREDAPRDEFGRIQVRETHQIAAAQQEKNAKLREAFGISEYFMEGTSLDPERRAKEDLAKSVALQAELLAQKQVDRLRNKRYALVKTPSPEREEPKEKKKKKKKSRDLSSSPERRKEKKSKKSKKKKDKSKKKKSSKKTRVETPTDSSDSASDSDDSDSEDDRKRKRSSKKEKKKKSKKKKRSDSEDSRDSSPEVSKKHSSRNHDKRRREEMDEKKGDRREKRESRRRDRESYDRRGKSPRSRSKEKKKSPRRGSSRRSRQKSATPKRSKYDQKSSTPPSRDRRQRSVSEDGRKKGNKSRRRSVTPVKDVPRKVSRSRSQQRRERSSQRKRSRSVQKNRSRSPQRYRSRTPQGNRSRTPQKNRSRTPQRNRSRTPQQKKRSKTPQKNRSASPVRGKRRSVGRDVSRSPRRDRRNRTPSPKVSKRKQDSRGSSSPARKITRTSNEKKRRSPSPEYHRRDRTDRNDRRRTRSPSPKRNDRQADDTRFDAKASTSKARTNARGDRRGSKSPARRSRSPSSGSSALSYSPARRNPERYKDILQRKADEKKAQEQQQRRNKESRSPVGKKSSRGRTPSIEKATTVSKETRSRSRERKRMPNKPVVKVQTLLTERDESADSTEEARGSRDYPEAELFMKKMDLEPKDLDMLIALKSGLAAKAKETIEKKRTTSETTNATQTSRIPINVPLVEPQPSIAATSGTKLVEFEQRSSSSSTTSSSSSSSSSSSEDDEPRKVVEQKVEKAKIVIAPFKINDRASSPKRKPEEKVEPAPVAQQQAPPVRKNSPIPAKVSSSPKPKVDSTSGSERPEQVRKSRSRSRSSKRSRYSSSSSGSSSGSSASSRSSRSSRSGSRSSSSRSSSASSRRSRSHSTERSRSPSIPRRRGSPSFLDRRRITSKERSYYRR, via the exons ATGTACAATGGCATTGGGCTAACAACCCCACGGGGTTCCGGGACAAATGGGCACGTCCAGAGGAATTGGGCATTTGTGCGTCCGGGAAAGAAGGAGTCGTCGTCCGTGACGTACAAAACAGACGAGGATCTGGCTAAATTGGATGCGCAATCCAATAAGGGGCCCAATCAGGAGATTCTCGATCATGAGCGGAAGCGCAaaattgaggtgaaatgtgCAGAACTTGAGGAGATTCTTGAGAAACAAGG ATTCCCCCTGAATGAGATTATGGACAAAGTGGATGCATATCGGTTGAAACTTCTCAATCAAGGACGTGAAGATGCGCCTCGCGATGAATTTGGGCGGATTCA aGTCCGCGAGACTCATCAAATAGCTGCAGCGCAGCaggagaaaaatgcaaaattgcgaGAAGCTTTTGGGATTTCTGAATACTTTATGGAAGGTACGAGTTTGGATCCAGAAAGACGAGCTAAGGAGGATTTGGCAAAGAGTGTTGCACTCCAAGCGGAGTTGCTGGCACAAAAGCAGGTTGATCGTCTAAGGAATAAGAGGTACGCACTTGTGAAGACTCCGTCGCCCGAGCGAGAGGAACccaaggaaaagaagaaaaagaagaagaaatcccGCGATTT GTCTTCAAGTCCAGAGAGGAGGAAGGAGAAGAAGTCAAAAAAgtccaagaagaaaaaggataa AtctaaaaagaagaaaagctcaaagaaaaCAAGAGTTGAAACACCAACGGATTCATCGGATAGTGCATCGGATTCGGATGATTCAGACAGCGAGGATGATCGCAAAAGGAAGAGATcttcaaagaaagaaaag aagaagaaatcaaagaagaagaaacgaTCAGATTCTGAGGATTCTAGAGAtag TTCTCCGGAAGTCAGTAAGAAGCACTCATCGAGGAATCATGACAAACGCCGACGTGAGGAGATGGATGAGAAGAAGGGTGATCGCCGGGAGAAACGTGAGAGTCGTCGAAGGGATCGTGAATCATACGATCGCCGTGGAAAATCACCGCGATCGCGTtcgaaggagaagaaaaagtctCCACGACGGGGAAGTTCTCGTCGATCGAGGCAGAAGAGCGCAACACCAAAACGCTCAAAATATGATCAGAAATCATCAACACCACCATCACGAGATCGCCGTCAGCGATCCGTATCTGAGGATGGGAGGAAGAAGGGCAATAAGAGTCGCCGTAGAAGTGTGACACCGGTGAAGGATGTGCCGCGTAAGGTGTCAAGATCACGATCTCAGCAGCGTAGAGAGCGATCGTCCCAGAGAAAACGATCACGATCGGTGCAGAAGAATCGATCGCGATCACCACAGAGGTATCGATCACGAACACCTCAAGGAAATCGCTCGAGGACTCCGCAGAAAAATCGCTCCAGGACTCCGCAGAGGAATAGATCGAGGACTCCCCAGCAGAAGAAGCGTTCAAAGACTCCCCAGAAGAATCGTTCGGCATCTCCAGTACGAGGAAAACGTCGTTCTGTTGGGCGTGATGTATCGCGATCACCACGACGTGATCGCCGAAATCGGACACCGAGTCCCAAAGTGTCCAAACGCAAGCAAGACTCTCGTGGCAGTAGTTCTCCTGCACGTAAAATAACCCGCACGTCGAATGAGAAAAAACGACGATCTCCATCACCGGAATATCATCGTCGAGATCGCACAGATCGCAATGATCGTAGACGAACAAGATCACCATCACCCAAGCGAAATGATCGACAAGCTGACGATACACGTTTCGACGCGAAAGCCTCAACATCGAAGGCAAGAACAAATGCTCGTGGAGACAGGCGGGGATCTAAGTCACCAGCACGGCGATCACGATCACCATCGAGTGGTTCATCAGCACTGAGTTACTCACCGGCACGACGCAATCCTGAACGGTACAAGGATATTCTACAACGAAAGGCAGACGAGAAGAAGGCTCAGGAGCAGCAGCAGCGAAGGAATAAAGAATCCCGATCACCTGTGGGGAAGAAATCAAGTCGCGGAAGAACACCGTCAATTGAGAAAGCCACCACCGTCAGCAAGGAGACACGTTCACGATCACGCGAACGCAAACGCATGCCGAATAAACCGGTAGTGAAGGTACAGACACTCCTAACGGAACGCGATGAGAGTGCTGATAGCACAGAGGAGGCACGTGGGTCACGTGATTATCCCGAAGCGGAgctttttatgaagaaaatggaTTTGGAACCGAAAGACTTGGACATGCTGATTGCCCTCAAGAGTGGCTTAGCGGCAAAGGCAAAGGAGACAATTGAGAAGAAACGTACAACGTCGGAAACGACAAATGCAACACAAACATCGCGTATCCCCATCAATGTACCCCTTGTTGAGCCACAGCCATCAATTGCAGCGACAAGTGGGACGAAATTGGTGGAATTTGAGCAAcgatcatcatcatcgtccACCACATCGTCCTCATCGTCATCCTCCTCATCCAGCTCCGAGGATGATGAGCCACGAAAGGTGGTGGAGCAAAAGGTGGAGAAAGCCAAGATTGTCATTGCGCCATTCAAGATAAATGATCGTGCATCGTCACCCAAAAGGAAGCCCGAGGAGAAAGTTGAACCAGCGCCGGTGGCACAGCAACAGGCACCACCAGTGCGGAAGAATAGCCCAATTCCGGCAAAGGTGTCATCATCACCTAAGCCCAAAGTTGATTCAACATCCGGGAGTGAACGTCCGGAGCAAGTTAGAAAATCAAGGAGCCGTTCTAGATCATCCAAGAG ATCCCGCTATTCGTCATCATCAAGTGGCTCAAGCAGCGGAAGCTCAGCGTCGAGCCGTTCATCGCGCTCTAGTCGCTCTGGGAGTCGCAGCAGTAGCTCCCGGAGCTCCTCGGCCAGCTCCCGGCGATCACGATCGCACTCAACTGAACGTTCACGATCACCATCAATTCCCCGACGTCGTGGATCACCGAGTTTTCTCGATCGGCGCAGGATCACGAG taAAGAGAGATCCTATTATCGCCGATAA
- the LOC129793243 gene encoding peroxisomal membrane protein 2, translated as MSLSKPIFNLIGTYFEQLFNHPIRTKSLTSCVIATTGNIVSQKISGSNSINPHSVFAYGLFGLIFGGTIPHYFYAFIERIFSDEVKFRKFYQFLLERLTFTPVFQLCSLYFLSRFEGNNHQVAFANLYKLYWPILQANWKYLSLFTFMNITFLPPILRVFTANLIGFFWIIFLANKRRQAAKKTE; from the exons ATGTCCCTGTCAAAgccaattttcaatttaatcggAACATATTTTGAACAATTGTTCAATCACCCCATCAGGACAAAATCGCTAACAAG CTGTGTCATCGCCACTACGGGCAATATTGTGTCGCAGAAGATTTCCGGGAGTAACAGCATTAATCCACACAGTGTCTTTGCCTACGGACTTTTTGG ATTAATTTTTGGCGGGACCATTCCTCACTACTTTTACGCCTTCATCGAACGAATCTTCTCGGATGAAGTGAAATTCCGCAAATTCTACCAATTCCTACTGGAACGTCTCACCTTCACGCCAGTCTTTCAGCTGTGCTCCCTGTACTTCCTCTCGCGCTTTGAGGGGAATAACCATCAGGTGGCCTTTGCAAATCTCTACAAACTCTACTGGCCCATTCTTCAGGCAAACTGGAAGTATTTGTCCCTTTTTACCTTCATGAACATCACATTCCTGCCGCCAATTCTGCGTGTCTTCACGGCCAACCTCATTGGATTCTTCTGGATTATCTTTCTGGCCAACAAGAGGCGTCAAGCGGCCAAGAAGActgaataa
- the LOC129793205 gene encoding rRNA methyltransferase 3, mitochondrial encodes MQFFRRFSSEILSRSFNPAAYSSFRLHSSVAGGCPNEVENVEKLEEDLFGREVGRDWVEKSTKRFRSYKHAQKKAKPDEKSPKIELKTDKKTNLSYRDLAYRDPTIRDAMMLLRSGKKQKNEGLLLVEGRRLIEEALKANIQMEKLFFSRPEELEELLEPLKRASKAELFRITYRDLQLWSQLTTSPGLLAIFQRPKNVVSKAQNILPISVICDNIREPNNLGSAIRICAALPCREVIVMKGCTDPFDAKSLRGGAGAQFQIPIRYPVNWEDLPDILPPENSVFISESSVKKATTNAHPPLDVAEFSLPNLGTDHHFSVVIGGETHGVSPEAYKLLRLYESSSCLHIPISEAVESLNTASALAVILFELRRKIIVQRKAENSVESSDEE; translated from the exons ATGCAATTCTTCCGAAGATTCTCAAGTGAAATCCTTTCAAGGAGTTTCAATCCTGCTGCCTATTCCAGCTTTAGATTGCATTCATCGGTAGCTGGTGGATGTCCCAATGAGgtggaaaatgtagaaaagcTCGAGGAGGATTTATTTGGACGAGAAGTAGGGCGAGATTGGGTGGAAAAGTCAACAAAACGTTTCAGGAGCTACAAGCATGCTCAGAAAAAAGCAAAACCAGATGAGAAATcaccaaaaattgaattaaaaactgataaaaagacaaatttaTCTTATCGGGATCTTGCCTATCGCGATCCAACCATTCG AGATGCAATGATGCTGCTTCGTTCGGGGAAGAAGCAGAAAAATGAGGGACTTTTGCTGGTGGAAGGACGTCGATTGATTGAGGAAGCTCTCAAAGCCAATATTCAGATGGAAAAACTCTTCTTTAGCCGTCCTGAAGAATTGGAGGAATTGCTGGAGCCCCTTAAAAGAGCCTCGAAAGCTGAACTCTTCCGCATAACGTACAGGGATTTGCAACTATGGTCCCAGTTGACTACATCTCCGGGGCTTTTGGCAATTTTCCAGCGTCCCAAGAATGTTGTATCCAAGGCGCAAAATATCCTCCCTATAAGTGTTATCTGTGACAACATCCGGGAACCCAATAATCTGGGCAGCGCCATCAGAATTTGCGCAGCATTGCCATGCAGAGAGGTGATTGTTATGAAAGGATGTACAGATCCTTTTGACGCGAAGAGTCTTCGTGGTGGAGCTGGTGCACAATTCCAGATCCCAATAAGGTATCCAGTTAACTGGGAAGATTTACCAGATATCCTACCTCCAGAGAATTCTGTCTTCATTTCCGAGAGCAGCGTTAAGAAAGCAACAACCAATGCACATCCACCACTAGATGTGGCTGAATTTTCACTCCCTAACCTGGGAACTGATCACCATTTTTCCGTGGTAATCGGAGGAGAAACTCACGGTGTATCACCTGAGGCGTACAA ATTGTTGAGATTGTACGAAAGCAGCTCTTGTCTTCACATCCCCATCTCTGAGGCTGTTGAGAGTCTCAATACAGCTTCAGCTCTGGCGGTTATCCTTTTTGAGCTACGTAGAAAAATCATTGTGCAAAGAAAAGCTGAAAATTCTGTAGAATCCAGTGAtgaggaataa
- the LOC129793174 gene encoding septin-7 isoform X18: MFFKQETSTNSTALNNHNNHNVTATQQISATSVSSATTPSAVDKVVTAINNGHTNAATVNNLNNIAAGKDKRDFAHENNHQDSNKMVTERQDREKQQAIVRPKPKELEGYVGFANLPNQVYRKAVKKGFEFTLMVVGESGLGKSTLINSMFLADIYNQDQHPGPSLRVKKTVQVETTKVLLKENGVNLTLTVVDTPGFGDAVDNSNCWVPVIDFVESKYEEYLTAESRVHRKAMSDSRVHVCLYFIAPSGHGLKPLDVEFMQRLCDKVNIIPVIAKADTMTPEEVQLFKKQILNEIAQHKIKIYDFPEPLEDEEEAKVLKQLRSRVPFAVVGANVVIDVDGRKVRGRRYPWGVAEVENLEHCDFIALRNMVIRTHLHDLKDVTNNVHYENYRCRKLAGLGNDGKSGRLSNKNPLAQMEEEKRDHELKMKKMEAEMEQVFEMKVKEKKQKLKDSEIELTRRHEERKKTLEIQIRELEDRRRAFEQEKKEWEEANGVTLEELRRRSLEANSKESASMSSRGDESKGRRVFGSLLRRHTSFGGTESSRAASNANLPTSPQE, from the exons ATGTTCTTCAAGCAGGAAACTTCGACTAATTCCACGGCCCTCAATAATCATAACAATCACAATGTTACGGCGACACAA CAGATTTCTGCAACGTCAGTATCTTCAGCCACAACACCATCGGCAGTGGACAAAGTTGTCACGGCCATTAACAATGGGCACACAAATGCCGCAACAGTGAACAATTTGAATAACATTGCAGCTGGGAAGGATAAGAGGGATTTCGCGCACGAGAATAATCATCAGGATTCAAATAAGATGGTCACCGAGAGGCAGGATCGGGAGAAGCAGCAGGCAATTGTACGCCCAAAGCCAAAAGAGCTCGAGGGTTATGTTGGATTTGCAAATTTACCAAATCAAGTCTACAGAAAGGCTGTTAAGAAGGGATTTGAGTTTACTCTCATGGTTGtcg gTGAATCTGGACTGGGAAAATCCACATTGATCAACTCAATGTTCCTTGCGGATATTTACAATCAGGACCAACATCCGGGACCGTCTCTGCGTGTGAAGAAAACAGTCCAGGTGGAAACTACGAAAGTTTTGCTCAAGGAAAATGGTGTGAATTTAACACTAACCGTCGTTGATACACCCGGTTTTGGTGATGCTGTCGACAATAGCAATTG TTGGGTACCAGTGATTGATTTTGTTGAGTCAAAATATGAGGAATACCTGACGGCAGAATCTCGCGTACATCGAAAAGCAATGTCCGATAGCCGTGTGCATGTCTGTCTCTATTTCATTGCACCATCGGGGCATGGATTGAAGCCattagatgtagaatttatgcAACGACTCTGCGACAAAGTCAATATCATTCCAGTTATTGCCAAAGCGGATACAATGACACCGGAAGAAGTGCAACTATTTAAGAAGCAg ATTCTCAATGAGATTGCCCAgcacaaaatcaaaatttacgACTTTCCGGAACCACTGGAGGATGAGGAGGAGGCTAAAGTGCTGAAACAACTCAGGAGTCGTGTTCCATTTGCTGTTGTGGGTGCAAATGTGGTTATCGATGTCGATGGGCGGAAGGTTCGTGGTCGGAGGTATCCATGGGGCGTCGCTGAAG TGGAGAATTTGGAGCATTGTGACTTTATTGCGTTGCGAAATATGGTTATAAGGACACACTTGCACGATCTCAAGGATGTCACCAACAACGTTCACTACGAAAACTATCGTTGTCGCAAATTGGCAGGATTGGGCAATGATGGCAAGTCTGGACGATTGAGTAATAA gaaCCCCCTGGCACAGATGGAGGAGGAAAAGAGGGATCATGAgctgaaaatgaagaagatgGAAGCTGAAATGGAGCAAGTGTTTGAGATGAAGGTGAAGGAGAAGAAGCAGAAGCTGAAGGATTCGGAAATTGAATTGACTAGAAGGCATGAGGAACGAAAAAAG ACACTGGAGATTCAAATTAGAGAACTCGAGGACCGACGACGCGCCTTTGAGCAAGAGAAGAAGGAATGGGAAGAAGCAAATGGGGTGACACTTGAGGAATTGAGGAGGCGCAGCTTAGAGGCAAATAGCAAAGA gaGTGCGTCAATGTCTTCCAGGGGTGATGAGTCAAAGGGTCGTCGTGTTTTTGGATCGCTGCTGCGACGCCACACAAGCTTTGGTGGTACAGAATCATCACGAGCTGCTTCTAATGCTAATCTGCCAACAAGTCcgcaagaataa
- the LOC129793161 gene encoding serine/arginine repetitive matrix protein 2 isoform X1, whose product MYNGIGLTTPRGSGTNGHVQRNWAFVRPGKKESSSVTYKTDEDLAKLDAQSNKGPNQEILDHERKRKIEVKCAELEEILEKQGFPLNEIMDKVDAYRLKLLNQGREDAPRDEFGRIQVRETHQIAAAQQEKNAKLREAFGISEYFMEGTSLDPERRAKEDLAKSVALQAELLAQKQVDRLRNKRYALVKTPSPEREEPKEKKKKKKKSRDLSSSPERRKEKKSKKSKKKKDKSKKKKSSKKTRVETPTDSSDSASDSDDSDSEDDRKRKRSSKKEKKKKSKKKKRSDSEDSRDSSPEVSKKHSSRNHDKRRREEMDEKKGDRREKRESRRRDRESYDRRGKSPRSRSKEKKKSPRRGSSRRSRQKSATPKRSKYDQKSSTPPSRDRRQRSVSEDGRKKGNKSRRRSVTPVKDVPRKVSRSRSQQRRERSSQRKRSRSVQKNRSRSPQRYRSRTPQGNRSRTPQKNRSRTPQRNRSRTPQQKKRSKTPQKNRSASPVRGKRRSVGRDVSRSPRRDRRNRTPSPKVSKRKQDSRGSSSPARKITRTSNEKKRRSPSPEYHRRDRTDRNDRRRTRSPSPKRNDRQADDTRFDAKASTSKARTNARGDRRGSKSPARRSRSPSSGSSALSYSPARRNPERYKDILQRKADEKKAQEQQQRRNKESRSPVGKKSSRGRTPSIEKATTVSKETRSRSRERKRMPNKPVVKVQTLLTERDESADSTEEARGSRDYPEAELFMKKMDLEPKDLDMLIALKSGLAAKAKETIEKKRTTSETTNATQTSRIPINVPLVEPQPSIAATSGTKLVEFEQRSSSSSTTSSSSSSSSSSSEDDEPRKVVEQKVEKAKIVIAPFKINDRASSPKRKPEEKVEPAPVAQQQAPPVRKNSPIPAKVSSSPKPKVDSTSGSERPEQVRKSRSRSRSSKRSRYSSSSSGSSSGSSASSRSSRSSRSGSRSSSSRSSSASSRRSRSHSTERSRSPSIPRRRGSPSFLDRRRITSARKRPIPYHRPTPSSPSSGSSYSTPFSRNGSRSKSRSASPH is encoded by the exons ATGTACAATGGCATTGGGCTAACAACCCCACGGGGTTCCGGGACAAATGGGCACGTCCAGAGGAATTGGGCATTTGTGCGTCCGGGAAAGAAGGAGTCGTCGTCCGTGACGTACAAAACAGACGAGGATCTGGCTAAATTGGATGCGCAATCCAATAAGGGGCCCAATCAGGAGATTCTCGATCATGAGCGGAAGCGCAaaattgaggtgaaatgtgCAGAACTTGAGGAGATTCTTGAGAAACAAGG ATTCCCCCTGAATGAGATTATGGACAAAGTGGATGCATATCGGTTGAAACTTCTCAATCAAGGACGTGAAGATGCGCCTCGCGATGAATTTGGGCGGATTCA aGTCCGCGAGACTCATCAAATAGCTGCAGCGCAGCaggagaaaaatgcaaaattgcgaGAAGCTTTTGGGATTTCTGAATACTTTATGGAAGGTACGAGTTTGGATCCAGAAAGACGAGCTAAGGAGGATTTGGCAAAGAGTGTTGCACTCCAAGCGGAGTTGCTGGCACAAAAGCAGGTTGATCGTCTAAGGAATAAGAGGTACGCACTTGTGAAGACTCCGTCGCCCGAGCGAGAGGAACccaaggaaaagaagaaaaagaagaagaaatcccGCGATTT GTCTTCAAGTCCAGAGAGGAGGAAGGAGAAGAAGTCAAAAAAgtccaagaagaaaaaggataa AtctaaaaagaagaaaagctcaaagaaaaCAAGAGTTGAAACACCAACGGATTCATCGGATAGTGCATCGGATTCGGATGATTCAGACAGCGAGGATGATCGCAAAAGGAAGAGATcttcaaagaaagaaaag aagaagaaatcaaagaagaagaaacgaTCAGATTCTGAGGATTCTAGAGAtag TTCTCCGGAAGTCAGTAAGAAGCACTCATCGAGGAATCATGACAAACGCCGACGTGAGGAGATGGATGAGAAGAAGGGTGATCGCCGGGAGAAACGTGAGAGTCGTCGAAGGGATCGTGAATCATACGATCGCCGTGGAAAATCACCGCGATCGCGTtcgaaggagaagaaaaagtctCCACGACGGGGAAGTTCTCGTCGATCGAGGCAGAAGAGCGCAACACCAAAACGCTCAAAATATGATCAGAAATCATCAACACCACCATCACGAGATCGCCGTCAGCGATCCGTATCTGAGGATGGGAGGAAGAAGGGCAATAAGAGTCGCCGTAGAAGTGTGACACCGGTGAAGGATGTGCCGCGTAAGGTGTCAAGATCACGATCTCAGCAGCGTAGAGAGCGATCGTCCCAGAGAAAACGATCACGATCGGTGCAGAAGAATCGATCGCGATCACCACAGAGGTATCGATCACGAACACCTCAAGGAAATCGCTCGAGGACTCCGCAGAAAAATCGCTCCAGGACTCCGCAGAGGAATAGATCGAGGACTCCCCAGCAGAAGAAGCGTTCAAAGACTCCCCAGAAGAATCGTTCGGCATCTCCAGTACGAGGAAAACGTCGTTCTGTTGGGCGTGATGTATCGCGATCACCACGACGTGATCGCCGAAATCGGACACCGAGTCCCAAAGTGTCCAAACGCAAGCAAGACTCTCGTGGCAGTAGTTCTCCTGCACGTAAAATAACCCGCACGTCGAATGAGAAAAAACGACGATCTCCATCACCGGAATATCATCGTCGAGATCGCACAGATCGCAATGATCGTAGACGAACAAGATCACCATCACCCAAGCGAAATGATCGACAAGCTGACGATACACGTTTCGACGCGAAAGCCTCAACATCGAAGGCAAGAACAAATGCTCGTGGAGACAGGCGGGGATCTAAGTCACCAGCACGGCGATCACGATCACCATCGAGTGGTTCATCAGCACTGAGTTACTCACCGGCACGACGCAATCCTGAACGGTACAAGGATATTCTACAACGAAAGGCAGACGAGAAGAAGGCTCAGGAGCAGCAGCAGCGAAGGAATAAAGAATCCCGATCACCTGTGGGGAAGAAATCAAGTCGCGGAAGAACACCGTCAATTGAGAAAGCCACCACCGTCAGCAAGGAGACACGTTCACGATCACGCGAACGCAAACGCATGCCGAATAAACCGGTAGTGAAGGTACAGACACTCCTAACGGAACGCGATGAGAGTGCTGATAGCACAGAGGAGGCACGTGGGTCACGTGATTATCCCGAAGCGGAgctttttatgaagaaaatggaTTTGGAACCGAAAGACTTGGACATGCTGATTGCCCTCAAGAGTGGCTTAGCGGCAAAGGCAAAGGAGACAATTGAGAAGAAACGTACAACGTCGGAAACGACAAATGCAACACAAACATCGCGTATCCCCATCAATGTACCCCTTGTTGAGCCACAGCCATCAATTGCAGCGACAAGTGGGACGAAATTGGTGGAATTTGAGCAAcgatcatcatcatcgtccACCACATCGTCCTCATCGTCATCCTCCTCATCCAGCTCCGAGGATGATGAGCCACGAAAGGTGGTGGAGCAAAAGGTGGAGAAAGCCAAGATTGTCATTGCGCCATTCAAGATAAATGATCGTGCATCGTCACCCAAAAGGAAGCCCGAGGAGAAAGTTGAACCAGCGCCGGTGGCACAGCAACAGGCACCACCAGTGCGGAAGAATAGCCCAATTCCGGCAAAGGTGTCATCATCACCTAAGCCCAAAGTTGATTCAACATCCGGGAGTGAACGTCCGGAGCAAGTTAGAAAATCAAGGAGCCGTTCTAGATCATCCAAGAG ATCCCGCTATTCGTCATCATCAAGTGGCTCAAGCAGCGGAAGCTCAGCGTCGAGCCGTTCATCGCGCTCTAGTCGCTCTGGGAGTCGCAGCAGTAGCTCCCGGAGCTCCTCGGCCAGCTCCCGGCGATCACGATCGCACTCAACTGAACGTTCACGATCACCATCAATTCCCCGACGTCGTGGATCACCGAGTTTTCTCGATCGGCGCAGGATCACGAG CGCAAGGAAACGGCCAATTCCATACCATCGACCAACACCGTCGAGCCCATCGAGCGGAAGTAGCTACAGTACTCCGTTCAGTCGCAATGGCTCCAGGAGTAAAAGTCGATCCGCGTCGCCACACTAA
- the LOC129793256 gene encoding uncharacterized protein LOC129793256: MSFFIWITIVVTTLIVVWFILYAHKVHTARRRAQTLPPGTRIVRANNNTVIYTIPTTQQLGTTYPAFGQPIQANGMQQGGTTLPPAYDLPPTYDQVVILPPSSAETTVTTTTTTQVRS; encoded by the exons ATGTCGTTCTTCATTTGGATCACG ATTGTCGTGACGACTCTCATTGTCGTTTGGTTCATTTTG TACGCTCATAAAGTCCATACGGCAAGAAGGAGAGCACAGACACTTCCACCGGGAACGCGGATAGTACGAGCGAATAATAATACAGTCATCTACACAATCCCAACGACACAGCAACTGGGAACGACCTATCCTGCTTTTGGGCAACCCATCCAAGCTAATGGAATGCAACAAGGTGGTACGACTCTTCCCCCGGCTTACG ATTTACCACCAACTTACGATCAAGTCGTGATTTTGCCACCATCGAGCGCTGAAACCACCGTCACAACAACCACAACAACCCAAGTGCGAAGCTGA
- the LOC129793226 gene encoding anamorsin homolog: MEYVKPGNHVLYVWISKVQSGLEKAVSEIRSLKDVVVSVENSDRIEDSTYTNSTFDIVISHCSSNSTTPEKLKLFLNLVKPQKPVVFVFLRSDESLLESFESQLKEAGYVNVKKKSSNVFVAEKPNYEVGSSVKLSFAQKKPQAAVWKLDDDEDDDEVINEDDLLDESDKKKPDEASLRVCGTTGKRKACKDCTCGLAEELSGQQKDNAAAAAPKSSCGSCYLGDAFRCASCPYLGMPAFKPGEKIQIATDQLMST; this comes from the exons ATGGAGTACGTAAAGCCAGGAAATCACGTCCTTTACGTTTGGATTTCCAAAGTTCAGTCTGGTCTGGAGAAGGCTGTCAGTGAGATTCGTTCCCTGAAGGATGTGGTCGTGAGTGTGGAGAATTCAGATCGCATCGAGGACTCAACGTACACAAATTCCACCTTTGACATTGTCATCTCACACTGTTCCAGCAATAGCACAACTCcggaaaagttaaaattattCCTGAATCTCGTGAAGCCCCAAAAGCCCGTTGTCTTTGTCTTCCTGCGCAGCGATGAATCCCTCCTGGAGAGCTTTGAGTCCCAACTCAAGGAAGCTGGATATgtcaatgtgaagaaaaagtcGAGTAATG TTTTTGTGGCTGAGAAACCAAACTACGAAGTCGGGTCATCGGTGAAGCTGTCATTTGCCCAGAAGAAACCACAAGCAGCCGTTTGGAAGCTCGATGATGACGAGGACGACGACGAGGTAATCAATGAGGATGATTTGCTGGATGAGAGCGACAAGAAGAAACCCGATGAGGCATCTCTGCGTGTCTGTGGTACCACAGGAAAGCGAAAGGCCTGCAAAGACTGCACATGTGGTCTTGCCGAGGAGCTGAGTGGACAACAAAAGGACAACGCAGCAGCAGCTGCTCCCAAATCCTCATGTGGCAGCTGCTACCTCGGCGATGCTTTTCGCTGTGCTTCATGCCCCTACCTGGGTATGCCTGCCTTCAAGCCAGGCGAGAAGATTCAAATTGCCACTGATCAACTCATGtccacataa